Proteins encoded together in one Musa acuminata AAA Group cultivar baxijiao chromosome BXJ3-6, Cavendish_Baxijiao_AAA, whole genome shotgun sequence window:
- the LOC135639606 gene encoding probable lactoylglutathione lyase, chloroplastic produces MARIVPMFNATSFSSNSVRLAALHAPLSSSAVAPAARFAPSPRSGLCSAPRAIHHEQLFGIKTSRLMRKANCIKASASGNMAQASTTISKEEAFEWVKKDNRRMLHVVYRVGDLERTIKFYTECLGMKLLRKRDIPEEKYTNAFLGYGPEDSHFVVELTYNYGVDQYDIGAGFGHFGIAVEDVAKTVDLIKAKGGKVTREPGPVKGGKTVIAFIEDPDGYKFELLERGPTPEPLCQVMLRVGDLDRSINFHEKAFGMELLRKRDNPEYKYTVAMMGYGPEDKNTVLELTYNYGVTEYDKGNAYAQIAIGTDDVYKTAEAIKLHGGKITREPGPLPGINTKITACLDPDGWKTVFVDNIDFAKELE; encoded by the exons ATGGCGAGGATCGTTCCCATGTTCAACGCCACCTCCTTCTCCTCCAATTCCGTCCGACTTGCGGCCCTCCACGCGCCGCTCTCCTCCTCCGCCGTCGCTCCCGCTGCCCGGTTCGCCCCCAGCCCTCGGTCCGGCCTCTGCTCCGCCCCTCGCG CTATACATCATGAGCAGTTATTTGGAATAAAAACTTCTAGATTGATGAGAAAAGCAAATTgtataaaggccagtgcttccggcAACATGGCACAAGCTAGCACAACTATTAGTAAAGAAGAGGCGTTTGAGTGGGTGAAAAAGGATAATCGGAGAATGCTTCATGTTGTTTATCGTGTTGGTGACTTGGAAAGGACGATCAA ATTTTACACGGAGTGCTTGGGAATGAAGTTGCTGCGGAAGCGTGACATTCCTGAGGAAAAATATACAAATGCTTTCCTTGGATATGGACCCGAAGACTCACATTTTGTCGTTGAACTTACTTATA ACTATGGAGTTGACCAGTACGACATTGGAGCTGGATTTGGACACTTCGGTATAGCAGTTGAAGAC GTTGCCAAGACAGTGGATCTTATAAAAGCCAAAGGAGGAAAAGTGACCAGGGAACCTGGTCCTGTAAAAGGTGGCAAAACTGTAATTGCCTTTATCGAAGATCCTGATGGTTATAAGTTTGAACTTCTGGAAAGGGGCCCGACACCAGAGCCCTTGTGTCAAGTGATGCTTCGTGTAGGAGATCTCGACCGTTCTATAAATTTCCATGAAAAG GCATTTGGTATGGAACTTCTCCGCAAACGAGATAATCCTGAATACAAG TACACTGTGGCAATGATGGGATATGGCCCTGAAGATAAGAACACTGTATTGGAGTTAACCTACAATTATGGAGTCACAGAATATGACAAAGGGAATGCCTATGCACAG ATTGCCATTGGCACGGATGATGTTTATAAGACAGCAGAGGCTATAAAACTGCATGGAGGAAAGATTACTCGTGAACCAGGCCCCTTACCTGGCATTAATACCAAGATCACTGCATGCTTGGATCCAGATGGTTGGAAAACT GTATTTGTTGACAATATAGATTTTGCTAAAGAGCTGGAGTAA
- the LOC135640079 gene encoding probable transcription factor GLK1 isoform X1, with protein sequence MLAVEPLRGSNGDEREGAMGSLAVVDDFVDGSLFEDISFGDLFVGMDDGDVLPDLELDPAEILVEFSGAAEGLFRVDGATQDVVEEAEERNASHGVAVASGMAEEDPILVTATEVWSASPEGDRGRKSSAAAASMKGSQGKRKAKVEWTPELHRRFVQAVEQLGIDKAVPSRILELMGIDCLTRHNIASHLQKYRSHRKSLLTRQAEAASWSQRRQMYAAGTGAKRGANPWLAPTVVLPPPPAQAFRPLHVWGHPAAAEPPLVHMWPFPPPPDPPYWHHHFQRGSREGWVTMTQGTPCLPQPMAAAGFAAPHLAGIVPHPMYRPVPPPPPMSKQQESTSQLQLDAAHPTKECIDAAIGDVLAKPWLPLPLRLKPPSLDSVLAELQKQGVSKVPPASG encoded by the exons ATGCTGGCGGTCGAACCCTTGAGAGGCTCCAATGGAGATGAACGAGAAGGGGCGATGGGGAGCCTCGCTGTCGTCGATGACTTCGTCGATGGGAGCTTGTTCGAGGACATCAGCTTCGGCGACCTGTTCGTGGGAATGGATGACGGCGACGTCCTGCCGGACCTCGAGCTGGATCCGGCTGAGATTCTTGTGGAGTTCTCGGGCGCGGCGGAAGGCCTGTTTCGCGTAGATGGCGCAACGCAGGATGTGgtagaggaggcggaggagaggaACGCAAGTCATGGCGTGGCGGTCGCGAGTGGGATGGCGGAGGAGGATCCGATATTGGTCACAGCGACTGAAGTGTGGTCTGCTTCACCGGAGGGAGATAGAGGTCGGAAGTCCTCAGCCGCCGCGGCGTCCATGAAGGGCTCACAGGGGAAGCGCAAAGCAAAA GTGGAATGGACGCCGGAGCTGCACCGGCGATTTGTTCAGGCGGTGGAGCAGCTGGGGATCGACAAAGCAGTGCCCTCAAGGATTTTAGAGCTGATGGGAATCGACTGCCTCACTCGGCACAACATTGCCAGCCATCTGCAA AAGTATCGATCGCACCGGAAGAGTTTGCTTACGAGGCAGGCGGAGGCAGCGAGCTGGAGTCAACGCCGGCAGATGTACGCGGCAGGCACGGGCGCGAAGAGGGGCGCCAACCCGTGGCTCGCTCCTACCGtcgtcctccctcctcctccagcCCAGGCTTTTAGGCCTCTGCATGTCTGGGGCCACCCTGCCGCGGCGGAACCACCGTTAGTCCACATGTGGCCTTTTCCGCCACCGCCTGACCCCCCTTATTGGCACCACCATTTCCAAAGG GGAAGTAGAGAAGGATGGGTCACCATGACGCAGGGAACTCCTTGCTTGCCTCAGCCAATGGCGGCAGCG GGGTTTGCGGCTCCACATCTCGCCGGCATTGTTCCACATCCCATGTACAGACCagttcctccacctcctcccatGTCGAAGCAGCAGGAATCCACCTCACAGCTTCAGCTTGATGCTGCTCATCCA ACAAAAGAATGCATTGATGCAGCTATCGGAGATGTTTTGGCCAAGCCATGGCTACCATTGCCACTCAGACTGAAGCCTCCTTCACTGGACAGTGTGTTGGCAGAGCTACAGAAGCAAGGGGTATCAAAAGTGCCACCTGCTTCTGGTTGA
- the LOC135586414 gene encoding cytochrome c-type biogenesis CcmH-like mitochondrial protein isoform X3, with amino-acid sequence MSWRIRLSLNFLQCYFTCGMRALGCVIFSVMASDEELKKARTVEARARNISHNVRCTECGSQSIEDSQADVAILLRKLIRDEVRAGKTDKEIYKKLGEDFGESVLYVPRFDLQTAALWLSPHSSSSLGLQPEHGRIGGTDRRPMCT; translated from the exons ATGTCATGGAGAATCAGGTTGTCTTTGAACTTCTTGCAGTGTTATTTTACTTGTGGCATGCGTGCTTTGG GTTGTGTGATTTTCTCCGTGATGGCGAGTGATGAGGAATTGAAGAAGGCTCGAACTGTGGAGGCTCGTGCGAGGAATATCAGCCACAATGTCAGGTGTACTGAATGTGGCAGCCAATCCATTGAAGATTCACAAGCAGATGTTGCTATTTTGCTCAGAAAG CTGATTCGAGATGAGGTCCGGGCTGGCAAAACTGACAAGGAGATATATAAAAAGCTAGGAGAGGACTTTGGCGAGTCCGTACTCTATGTCCCTCGTTTTGATCTACAAACTGCTGCTTTATGGTTGTCACCG CACAGTTCCTCATCGCTGGGACTGCAGCCGGAGCATGGGCGTATAGGAGGTACAGACAGAAGACCAATGTGCACATAA
- the LOC135639402 gene encoding eukaryotic translation initiation factor 2 subunit alpha homolog, translated as MPNLECRMYEAKYPEVDMAVMIQVKNIADMGAYVSLLEYNNIEGMILFSELSRRRIRSISSLIKVGRQEPVMVLRVDRDKGYIDLSKRRVSEEDIQACEERYNKSKLVHSIMRHVAETLDIDLEELYVHIGWPLYRKYGHAFEAFKVVVTDPDSVLDSLTRVVKEVGADGQEVTKVVPAVTPEVKDALVKNIRRRMTPQPLKIRADIEMKCFQFDGVLHIKEAMRKSEAAGNDDCPVKIKLVAPPLYVLTTQTLDKEQGISVLNNAVKACTEEIELHKGKLTLKEAPRAVSERDDKLLAEHMAKLQSANNEVDGDEGSEEEEDTGMGDLDLENSGVSVAD; from the exons ATGCCGAACTTGGAGTGCCGGATGTACGAGGCCAAGTACCCGGAGGTGGACATGGCGGTGATGATCCAGGTGAAGAACATCGCCGACATGGGAGCCTACGTCTCTCTTTTGGAGTACAACAACATCGAGGGCATGATCCTCTTCTCCGAGCTGTCCCGCCGCCGTATTCGCTCCATCTCCTCCCTCATCAAGGTCGGCCGCCAGGAGCCGGTCATGGTCCTCCGCGTCGACCGCGACAAGGGTTACATCGACCTCTCCAAGCGCCGCGTCTCCGAGGAGGACATCCAGGCCTGCGAGGAGCGCTACAACAAGAGCAAGCTCGTACACTCCATCATGCGCCACGTCGCGGAGACACTGGACATCGACCTCGAGGAGCTCTACGTCCACATCGGCTGGCCCCTCTACCGCAAGTACGGCCACGCCTTCGAG GCTTTCAAGGTAGTTGTGACGGATCCAGACTCGGTTCTCGATTCGCTGACTCGGGTGGTGAAAGAAGTTGGGGCTGATGGGCAAGAG GTGACAAAGGTGGTGCCTGCGGTGACACCCGAGGTGAAGGATGCGCTGGTCAAAAACATTAGGAGAAGGATGACGCCACAGCCGCTGAAGATACGAGCTGATATTGAAATGAAGTGCTTTCAGTTTGATGGAGTACTTCACATCAAG GAAGCTATGAGGAAATCTGAAGCTGCAGGAAATGATGATTGTCCTGTGAAGATCAAGTTGGTTGCCCCTCCACTCTACGTTCTCACCACACAGACTCTCGATAAG GAACAAGGGATTTCGGTTCTCAATAATGCAGTTAAAGCTTGCACTGAGGAGATTGAACTGCACAAGGGAAAACTTACACTGAAGGAGGCACCAAGAGCT GTGAGTGAACGAGATGATAAGCTGCTTGCTGAGCATATGGCGAAACTGCAGTCTGCTAATAATGAGGTTGATGGCGATGAAGGCAGCGAAGAGGAGGAAGACACTGGAATGGGCGACTTGGATCTGGAGAACTCTGGTGTTAGCGTGGCCGATTAA
- the LOC135586414 gene encoding cytochrome c-type biogenesis CcmH-like mitochondrial protein isoform X2 yields the protein MASDEELKKARTVEARARNISHNVRCTECGSQSIEDSQADVAILLRKLIRDEVRAGKTDKEIYKKLGEDFGESVLYVPRFDLQTAALWLSPFLIAGTAAGAWAYRRYRQKTNVHIMALNLVRGVPLTPTEKETMLDLLKPPPSPRRKWWN from the exons ATGGCGAGTGATGAGGAATTGAAGAAGGCTCGAACTGTGGAGGCTCGTGCGAGGAATATCAGCCACAATGTCAGGTGTACTGAATGTGGCAGCCAATCCATTGAAGATTCACAAGCAGATGTTGCTATTTTGCTCAGAAAG CTGATTCGAGATGAGGTCCGGGCTGGCAAAACTGACAAGGAGATATATAAAAAGCTAGGAGAGGACTTTGGCGAGTCCGTACTCTATGTCCCTCGTTTTGATCTACAAACTGCTGCTTTATGGTTGTCACCG TTCCTCATCGCTGGGACTGCAGCCGGAGCATGGGCGTATAGGAGGTACAGACAGAAGACCAATGTGCACATAATGGCACTGAACCTTGTTAGAGGTGTTCCCTTGACCCCCACGGAGAAGGAGACAATGCTTGACCTCCTCAAACCACCTCCATCTCCAAGAAGAAAATGGTGGAATTGA
- the LOC135640080 gene encoding reticulon-like protein B17 — MDSSPLSAPPPSTSPRRRTRRRPVVVEEIVEARPDEAPPRKARSRAVAAASRNTRRTRRKPEEAQEEIGPPDDDLDRIRKRKRVNHRGASAEKQTSASLVLSSNPPPPSEISVNDRRASLEQIIDLIMWKNVAKSTLLFGFGSTFFLSSCFSRESNFSIISAMSHMGLLVLGTAFVKNTVTRRKQHNLRWKLQLTEDDILHAARIVLPVVNEALTNIQDVFSGDASITLKVAPILLFGANYGHLITLWRLLVTGFFVSFTVPKLYLSYSQQIHRTAENAMHWVQESWISCRFKRLVAASAATIFWNVFSLRTRIFTAFIFLVMLCYRHERRVVEDKSGKESKEEEKQKGTVVSEKSRI, encoded by the exons ATGGACTCGTCACCGCTTTCCGCTCCTCCGCCGTCGACATCGCCCCgacggaggacgaggaggagaccAGTcgtcgtcgaagagatcgtcgaagcgcGCCCGGATGAGGCCCCGCCTAGGAAAGCGAGGAGTAGAGCCGTTGCGGCGGCCTCGAGGAATACTCGGAGGACTCGTCGAAAACCGGAGGAGGCGCAGGAGGAGATCGGTCCTCCCGACGATGATCTTGATAGGATAAGGAAGAGGAAGCGGGTCAATCATAGGGGCGCTTCCGCCGAGAAGCAGACATCGGCGTCTCTCGTGCTCTCGTCCAACCCTCCGCCGCCTTCAG AAATCTCCGTGAACGATCGACGTGCTTCATTGGAGCAGATCATCGATTTGATTATGTGGAAAAATGTAGCAAAATCAACCTTGTTGTTTGGGTTTGGTTCGACGTTCTTCTTATCCTCTTGTTTTTCAAGGGAATCGAACTTCAG CATCATTTCGGCCATGTCTCACATGGGTCTGTTGGTTTTGGGCACAGCCTTCGTCAAGAATACGGTCACTCGAAG GAAGCAACACAACTTGAGATGGAAATTGCAATTGACAGAAGACGACATCCTTCATGCCGCACGGATTGTTTTGCCTGTTGTCAATGAAGCTCTAACGAATATCCAGGATGTATTCTCTGGCGATGCATCGATAACTCTTAAG GTGGCACCAATTCTCTTGTTTGGGGCCAACTACGGCCACCTAATAACCTTGTGGAGGCTCCTGGTAACTG GCTTTTTTGTGAGCTTCACTGTACCCAAACTCTACCTTTCCTACTCACAGCAGATACATAGAACGG CTGAGAATGCAATGCACTGGGTTCAAGAATCATGGATATCTTGCCGTTTCAAGAGATTAGTTGCCGCATCAGCAGCCACAATTTTCTGGAACGTGTTTAGCTTAAGGACACGCATCTTTACCG CATTTATCTTTTTAGTGATGCTTTGCTATCGCCATGAACGACGTGTAGTGGAAGACAAAAGTGGTAAAGAGAGcaaggaagaagagaagcagaaaggAACAGTGGTATCTGAAAAAAGCCGTATATGA
- the LOC135640079 gene encoding probable transcription factor GLK1 isoform X2 yields the protein MLAVEPLRGSNGDEREGAMGSLAVVDDFVDGSLFEDISFGDLFVGMDDGDVLPDLELDPAEILVEFSGAAEGLFRVDGATQDVVEEAEERNASHGVAVASGMAEEDPILVTATEVWSASPEGDRGRKSSAAAASMKGSQGKRKAKKYRSHRKSLLTRQAEAASWSQRRQMYAAGTGAKRGANPWLAPTVVLPPPPAQAFRPLHVWGHPAAAEPPLVHMWPFPPPPDPPYWHHHFQRGSREGWVTMTQGTPCLPQPMAAAGFAAPHLAGIVPHPMYRPVPPPPPMSKQQESTSQLQLDAAHPTKECIDAAIGDVLAKPWLPLPLRLKPPSLDSVLAELQKQGVSKVPPASG from the exons ATGCTGGCGGTCGAACCCTTGAGAGGCTCCAATGGAGATGAACGAGAAGGGGCGATGGGGAGCCTCGCTGTCGTCGATGACTTCGTCGATGGGAGCTTGTTCGAGGACATCAGCTTCGGCGACCTGTTCGTGGGAATGGATGACGGCGACGTCCTGCCGGACCTCGAGCTGGATCCGGCTGAGATTCTTGTGGAGTTCTCGGGCGCGGCGGAAGGCCTGTTTCGCGTAGATGGCGCAACGCAGGATGTGgtagaggaggcggaggagaggaACGCAAGTCATGGCGTGGCGGTCGCGAGTGGGATGGCGGAGGAGGATCCGATATTGGTCACAGCGACTGAAGTGTGGTCTGCTTCACCGGAGGGAGATAGAGGTCGGAAGTCCTCAGCCGCCGCGGCGTCCATGAAGGGCTCACAGGGGAAGCGCAAAGCAAAA AAGTATCGATCGCACCGGAAGAGTTTGCTTACGAGGCAGGCGGAGGCAGCGAGCTGGAGTCAACGCCGGCAGATGTACGCGGCAGGCACGGGCGCGAAGAGGGGCGCCAACCCGTGGCTCGCTCCTACCGtcgtcctccctcctcctccagcCCAGGCTTTTAGGCCTCTGCATGTCTGGGGCCACCCTGCCGCGGCGGAACCACCGTTAGTCCACATGTGGCCTTTTCCGCCACCGCCTGACCCCCCTTATTGGCACCACCATTTCCAAAGG GGAAGTAGAGAAGGATGGGTCACCATGACGCAGGGAACTCCTTGCTTGCCTCAGCCAATGGCGGCAGCG GGGTTTGCGGCTCCACATCTCGCCGGCATTGTTCCACATCCCATGTACAGACCagttcctccacctcctcccatGTCGAAGCAGCAGGAATCCACCTCACAGCTTCAGCTTGATGCTGCTCATCCA ACAAAAGAATGCATTGATGCAGCTATCGGAGATGTTTTGGCCAAGCCATGGCTACCATTGCCACTCAGACTGAAGCCTCCTTCACTGGACAGTGTGTTGGCAGAGCTACAGAAGCAAGGGGTATCAAAAGTGCCACCTGCTTCTGGTTGA
- the LOC135586414 gene encoding cytochrome c-type biogenesis CcmH-like mitochondrial protein isoform X1: MSWRIRLSLNFLQCYFTCGMRALGCVIFSVMASDEELKKARTVEARARNISHNVRCTECGSQSIEDSQADVAILLRKLIRDEVRAGKTDKEIYKKLGEDFGESVLYVPRFDLQTAALWLSPFLIAGTAAGAWAYRRYRQKTNVHIMALNLVRGVPLTPTEKETMLDLLKPPPSPRRKWWN; the protein is encoded by the exons ATGTCATGGAGAATCAGGTTGTCTTTGAACTTCTTGCAGTGTTATTTTACTTGTGGCATGCGTGCTTTGG GTTGTGTGATTTTCTCCGTGATGGCGAGTGATGAGGAATTGAAGAAGGCTCGAACTGTGGAGGCTCGTGCGAGGAATATCAGCCACAATGTCAGGTGTACTGAATGTGGCAGCCAATCCATTGAAGATTCACAAGCAGATGTTGCTATTTTGCTCAGAAAG CTGATTCGAGATGAGGTCCGGGCTGGCAAAACTGACAAGGAGATATATAAAAAGCTAGGAGAGGACTTTGGCGAGTCCGTACTCTATGTCCCTCGTTTTGATCTACAAACTGCTGCTTTATGGTTGTCACCG TTCCTCATCGCTGGGACTGCAGCCGGAGCATGGGCGTATAGGAGGTACAGACAGAAGACCAATGTGCACATAATGGCACTGAACCTTGTTAGAGGTGTTCCCTTGACCCCCACGGAGAAGGAGACAATGCTTGACCTCCTCAAACCACCTCCATCTCCAAGAAGAAAATGGTGGAATTGA
- the LOC135639937 gene encoding probable aquaporin TIP2-2, with translation MAGIAFGRFDDSFSVGSLKAYLAEFISTLLFVFAGVGSAIAYNKLTSSAALDPAGLVAIAVCHGFALFVAVSVGFNISGGHVNPAVTFGLALGGQITILTGIFYWIAQLLGAVVGAFLLKFSTGLDTPTHGLGAGVGAGEGVVMEIIITFALVYTVYATAADPKKGSLGTIAPIAIGFIVGANILAAGPFSGGSMNPARSFGPAVASGDFSDLWIYFVGPLIGGGLAGLVYTYAYLLHDHQPLPQ, from the exons ATGGCTGGAATCGCCTTCGGCCGCTTCGATGACTCTTTCAGTGTCGGCTCACTGAAGGCCTACCTCGCCGAGTTCATCTCCACGCTCCTCTTCGTCTTCGCTGGCGTCGGATCAGCTATAGCTTACA ACAAGTTGACGTCGAGCGCAGCTCTGGATCCTGCGGGGCTCGTCGCCATCGCCGTCTGCCATGGGTTTGCGCTCTTCGTGGCGGTATCGGTGGGCTTCAACATCTCCGGCGGCCACGTGAATCCGGCGGTCACCTTCGGGTTGGCTCTTGGAGGGCAGATCACCATCCTCACTGGCATCTTCTACTGGATCGCCCAGCTGCTTGGAGCTGTTGTCGGAGCTTTCCTCCTCAAGTTCTCAACCGGACTG GACACCCCCACCCATGGACTGGGAGCAGGAGTGGGAGCAGGAGAAGGGGTGGTGATGGAGATCATCATCACCTTCGCCCTGGTGTACACGGTGTACGCGACGGCAGCCGACCCGAAGAAGGGCTCCCTCGGCACCATTGCCCCGATCGCCATCGGCTTCATCGTCGGCGCCAACATCCTCGCCGCCGGCCCCTTCTCCGGCGGGTCGATGAACCCGGCTCGCTCCTTCGGGCCCGCCGTCGCTAGCGGGGACTTCTCCGACCTCTGGATCTACTTTGTCGGCCCCCTGATTGGCGGCGGCCTCGCAGGGTTGGTGTACACCTACGCCTACTTGTTACACGACCACCAGCCACTTCCGCAGTGA
- the LOC103987069 gene encoding beta-amylase 3, chloroplastic: protein MAAIAAPPSSVAAVVPASCAWPAPASVSVLPALRLPFRRHRSVSSRLYSSKSSSGADESLDGSSSCPGIGGTLHPAVPPPTRSGRGVPVFVTLPADAVTPSGRMTRRKTMGASFMALATAGVEGITVECWWGIVEREAPGVYDWGGYMDLVMMARRCGLKVRAIIAFHQWGTGPGDPCWIPLPQWVLKEMDKEPDLAFSDRFGRRNKEYISLGCDVLPVLRGRSPIQAYSDFMRSFRDTFKDFLGVVVTEIQVGMGPAGELTYPFCPTEKLIRASTAAELGEFQCYDKYMLASLSACARNIGMRVWGYGTPLDASDFLKNPVETGFFRSDGSWNTPYGPFFLEWYSGLLLHHGERLCITTGAIFLGTGVKISAKVGGMHWQYGTNSHPTEATTTGYYNTVIRDGYLPILRMFARHRMTLCCTCFDLLDSEEKNNSRSSPETFLRQLLCAARMCNLPLTGENSFARLDDASLNQVIYNSRLYYGGAYETSLSFNYVRMNRNLFDSHNWNRFTRFMRRMSNNQTFQARLDSRGSESFLSSISAL, encoded by the exons ATGGCAGCGATCGCCGCTCCTCCGTCGAGCGTTGCCGCCGTCGTCCCAGCATCCTGCGCCTGGCCCGCCCCTGCCTCCGTCTCCGTCTTGCCGGCCCTCCGCCTGCCCTTCCGCCGCCACCGCTCCGTCTCTTCCCGCCTCTACTCCTCCAAGTCTTCCTCCGGCGCCGACGAGTCACTCGATGGCTCGTCCTCTTGCCCCGGAATTGGCGGCACGCTCCACCCCGCCGTCCCCCCGCCGACGCGATCCGGCAGAGGGGTGCCGGTGTTCGTCACGCTCCCCGCGGACGCCGTAACGCCGTCGGGGCGGATGACGCGGAGGAAGACGATGGGGGCGTCCTTCATGGCGCTCGCTACGGCCGGTGTGGAGGGGATCACGGTGGAGTGCTGGTGGGGGATCGTCGAGAGGGAGGCACCGGGGGTGTACGACTGGGGCGGGTACATGGATTTGGTGATGATGGCGCGGAGATGCGGGCTCAAGGTGCGCGCGATCATTGCGTTCCATCAGTGGGGGACGGGCCCTGGAGACCCCTGCTG GATACCTCTCCCACAATGGGTGCTTAAAGAAATGGACAAAGAGCCAGATTTGGCTTTCTCTGACAGGTTTGGTAGAAGGAATAAGGAATATATTTCTTTGGGATGTGATGTTCTTCCTGTTCTAAGGGGACGATCTCCAATCCAGGCTTATTCAGATTTTATGAGGAGTTTCAGGGATACTTTCAAGGACTTCCTAGGAGTTGTAGTAACG GAAATTCAAGTTGGAATGGGTCCTGCAGGCGAACTTACGTATCCTTTTTGCCCCACTGAGAAGCTGATACGAGCAAGCACTGCAGCTGAACTTGGAGAATTTCAGTGTTATGATAAG TACATGCTGGCATCACTCAGTGCTTGTGCACGAAATATTGGCATGCGTGTGTGGGGATATGGTACCCCTCTTGACGCTAGTGACTTTCTGAAGAACCCTGTGGAAACAGGTTTCTTCAGAAGTGATGGATCTTGGAACACACCTTATGGCCCATTTTTCCTCGAGTGGTACTCGGGTTTGCTTCTTCATCATGGAGAGAGGTTATGCATCACGACTGGTGCAATTTTCTTGGGTACTGGTGTTAAGATTTCTGCAAAAGTTGGTGGTATGCACTGGCAGTATGGCACAAACTCACATCCCACTGAAGCAACCACCACTGGTTACTACAATACTGTCATTAGAGATGGTTATCTTCCAATACTCCGCATGTTCGCTCGGCATAGAATGACGCTGTGCTGCACATGTTTTGATTTGTTAGATTCTGAGGAAAAGAATAATTCAAGGAGCAGTCCAGAAACATTTCTCAGACAGCTTCTTTGTGCTGCTAGGATGTGCAACCTGCCACTTACCGGTGAAAACTCTTTTGCTAGGCTGGATGATGCATCTCTGAATCAGGTTATTTATAACTCCAGGCTTTACTATGGCGGTGCTTATGAGACTTCATTGTCTTTTAACTATGTCAGAATGAACAGAAACCTATTCGACTCTCATAACTGGAATCGCTTTACTAGATTCATGAGGCGGATGTCGAATAACCAAACATTTCAGGCCAGATTAGATTCTAGAGGAAGTGAATCATTTCTTTCTTCTATCTCTGCTCTCTGA